From Deltaproteobacteria bacterium, one genomic window encodes:
- a CDS encoding MFS transporter: protein MEESQNKFFYGWVIVFAGLALSLIMYGVVDAFGIMFKPLSEEFHWDRATVSASSLINWLSFGVGNLVLGTLTDRIGSRRVMILGGILFAIGTLLMSQLQSVWHLYFVFGVLIAIGRSAAAVPLTALVTKWFTKNQGLALALAQSQNVGSAVFAPLSVFLLAQYGWRGAYIGLGLIGLLIIPLALLMRDHHTSRAQVSGVAARGGAVSSTALAGMTLGEAMRTRVFWTLNLMVIGCCTCHSCILLHGVNHMTDVGLTTTTAAQVVAVMAIFGMLGKIANGLMADKVGAKWSMAGFLFLQAVTIPMFVHAHELPTFYMWAVLFGTGFGGPMPVYAMLFREHFGTRHIGSILGFFFLTAAIGMGSGGMMGGVLYNLFGDYAVPFFTSTGTGLMAALLALTLPSTEKQKAALAPQMALAS, encoded by the coding sequence ATGGAGGAATCGCAAAACAAGTTCTTTTACGGTTGGGTGATCGTGTTCGCCGGGTTAGCGCTCAGCCTCATCATGTACGGCGTGGTCGACGCCTTCGGCATTATGTTCAAGCCCCTGTCCGAAGAGTTCCATTGGGACCGGGCAACGGTGTCTGCTTCGTCATTGATTAACTGGTTGAGCTTCGGAGTCGGCAACCTCGTGCTTGGCACGCTGACTGACCGGATCGGTTCCCGCCGGGTCATGATTCTCGGCGGAATTCTGTTCGCCATCGGCACGTTGCTGATGAGTCAGTTGCAGTCCGTGTGGCACCTGTATTTCGTCTTTGGCGTGCTGATCGCCATCGGTCGCTCGGCGGCGGCCGTGCCGTTGACTGCGCTGGTCACCAAATGGTTCACCAAAAACCAAGGCTTGGCGCTGGCGCTAGCACAATCGCAGAACGTGGGCTCTGCGGTGTTCGCGCCGTTGTCGGTGTTCCTCCTGGCCCAGTACGGCTGGCGCGGTGCCTATATCGGGCTTGGCCTGATCGGCCTCCTCATCATCCCGCTGGCGTTGCTGATGCGCGACCATCACACTAGCCGCGCGCAGGTGTCCGGAGTTGCGGCACGCGGGGGCGCGGTGTCTTCGACCGCTCTTGCCGGCATGACGCTCGGGGAAGCGATGCGCACTCGGGTCTTTTGGACGCTGAACTTGATGGTCATCGGGTGTTGCACCTGTCACTCGTGCATCTTGCTGCATGGCGTCAATCACATGACCGATGTCGGTCTGACCACCACGACGGCCGCGCAGGTCGTGGCGGTGATGGCGATTTTCGGCATGCTGGGCAAAATCGCCAACGGCTTGATGGCCGACAAAGTCGGCGCGAAATGGTCGATGGCGGGGTTCCTCTTTTTGCAAGCGGTTACCATTCCCATGTTCGTACACGCCCACGAGTTGCCGACCTTCTATATGTGGGCGGTGCTGTTCGGCACCGGGTTTGGCGGGCCGATGCCGGTCTACGCCATGCTCTTCCGCGAACACTTCGGCACCCGTCACATCGGCTCGATCCTGGGATTCTTTTTCCTGACTGCCGCCATTGGCATGGGCTCGGGCGGTATGATGGGCGGCGTGTTGTACAACCTGTTCGGCGACTATGCGGTGCCGTTCTTCACCAGCACCGGCACCGGGCTCATGGCGGCGCTCCTTGCACTGACGTTGCCATCGACCGAGAAGCAAAAAGCTGCACTGGCCCCGCAGATGGCGCTCGCCAGCTAA
- a CDS encoding ABC transporter ATP-binding protein: MPLPPLLTVQNLWVKVGGRTLLAVPSLEIQRGEVLAIIGPNGAGKSTLLQSLAGLRAVSSGVLHFDSQAVNLHDPPLTFRRRLAVVFQEPLLFDATVHDNVASGLKLRGVAKSVLQERVATWLTRFGVEHLLQRQARTLSGGEAQRVSLARAFVLEPDLLFLDEPFSALDPLTRESLLDTFHRLQRQTRIATLLVTHDRLEALRLGDRIAVMDGGEIAQIGPPEEVFAQPVNEKIASFVGIETILRGRVASCSDGLAEVRVGTDAYVAAVSVLPVGAEVTLCIRPEEVTLFPFPDQHGPSSARNHFAACVSRIVPWGIAFKIHLDCGFPLVAFVTRPSIELLALREGQPIVATFKATAVHVLTS, encoded by the coding sequence ATGCCCCTTCCCCCCCTCCTCACCGTACAGAATCTCTGGGTCAAAGTCGGCGGACGAACGCTGCTAGCGGTGCCGTCGCTAGAGATCCAGCGTGGCGAAGTGCTGGCGATCATCGGTCCTAACGGCGCGGGGAAAAGTACGCTGCTCCAGTCGCTGGCCGGTCTGCGTGCGGTGTCGAGCGGGGTGTTGCACTTCGACAGCCAAGCGGTGAATCTTCATGATCCGCCGCTGACATTTCGGCGTCGTCTCGCCGTAGTGTTTCAAGAGCCGCTGCTGTTCGATGCCACGGTCCACGATAACGTCGCCAGCGGACTGAAGCTGCGCGGCGTGGCGAAGTCGGTGCTGCAGGAACGAGTGGCGACGTGGCTGACGCGGTTTGGGGTCGAGCATCTGCTACAACGGCAAGCACGCACCCTCTCTGGTGGGGAGGCGCAGCGGGTGAGCTTGGCACGGGCGTTCGTGCTGGAGCCGGACTTGCTGTTCCTTGATGAACCTTTTTCCGCGCTCGATCCGCTGACGCGTGAATCGCTGCTCGATACCTTTCATCGGTTGCAACGCCAGACGCGGATCGCCACGCTGCTGGTTACGCATGATCGACTAGAGGCGCTACGCTTGGGGGATCGTATCGCCGTCATGGACGGCGGGGAAATCGCACAGATTGGCCCGCCAGAGGAAGTGTTTGCCCAGCCGGTGAACGAAAAGATCGCTAGCTTCGTAGGTATCGAGACGATTCTGCGCGGACGGGTCGCCTCCTGTTCTGATGGCCTAGCGGAAGTACGAGTCGGCACCGACGCCTACGTGGCGGCGGTCTCGGTCTTGCCGGTGGGCGCGGAGGTGACGCTCTGCATCCGCCCGGAGGAAGTCACGCTCTTTCCGTTTCCAGACCAGCACGGACCTTCGAGTGCGCGCAACCACTTTGCCGCGTGCGTCTCACGCATTGTCCCGTGGGGCATCGCTTTCAAAATACATCTGGACTGTGGTTTTCCTCTGGTTGCCTTTGTGACGCGCCCGTCCATCGAACTGCTCGCTCTCCGTGAAGGGCAACCTATCGTGGCGACCTTTAAGGCGACCGCCGTGCATGTGCTGACGAGTTGA
- a CDS encoding ABC transporter permease yields MDLLLTGIRQGFWLLLSGDPEVWRITLLSLRISLTATLLSLLLGVPCGVLLALKTFPGRRLVISLVNTGMSLPPVVVGLFVTMLLWRSGPLGVLRLMYTPSAMVLAQVVIAAPIVTGLTLAAIQQLNPKLRLQILALGASRTQLVWLLLREARLPVLAAVMAGFGGVISEIGASMMVGGNILGHTRVLTTATVMETSKGNFDIAIALSVILLLLIFFVNAVLTYTQQRQRPL; encoded by the coding sequence ATGGATCTTCTCCTCACTGGCATTCGACAAGGCTTCTGGTTGCTACTGTCCGGCGACCCGGAAGTCTGGCGCATCACTCTTCTATCCTTACGGATTTCGCTCACCGCGACGCTGCTCAGCCTGCTGCTGGGCGTGCCGTGCGGCGTATTGCTGGCGCTCAAGACGTTTCCCGGGCGACGGCTCGTGATTAGCCTGGTCAACACCGGCATGAGTCTGCCGCCGGTCGTCGTGGGCTTGTTTGTGACCATGCTGCTGTGGCGTAGCGGTCCGCTCGGGGTTTTGCGGCTGATGTACACGCCTAGCGCCATGGTGCTGGCGCAGGTGGTCATCGCCGCTCCCATCGTGACGGGACTCACCCTGGCGGCGATTCAGCAGCTCAATCCCAAACTGCGCTTACAAATTCTGGCTTTGGGGGCATCGCGGACTCAACTCGTCTGGCTCCTCCTACGCGAGGCGCGATTGCCGGTGCTCGCAGCAGTCATGGCCGGGTTTGGCGGTGTGATTTCTGAGATCGGTGCTTCGATGATGGTCGGCGGCAACATCCTCGGTCATACCCGCGTCCTGACCACCGCGACCGTGATGGAAACCAGTAAAGGCAACTTCGACATCGCCATTGCCCTGAGCGTGATCTTGCTGCTGCTGATCTTCTTCGTGAACGCCGTGCTGACGTACACCCAGCAGCGGCAGCGTCCGTTGTGA